A genome region from Trichosurus vulpecula isolate mTriVul1 chromosome 5, mTriVul1.pri, whole genome shotgun sequence includes the following:
- the LOC118850296 gene encoding keratin, type II cytoskeletal 6A-like isoform X2, protein MSSQYTVRTQRSSRSGFSANSAITPGISRSGFSSRACGISGGAGFGSRSLYNLGRSNRISMAGNSCGFQSGYSGRVGGGFGFGSGVSGGFGFGGGAGFGGGYGGAGFPVCPPGGIQEVTINQSLLTPLNLQIDPTIQRVKSEEREQIKTLNNKFASFIDKVRFLEQQNKVLDTKWTLLQEQGTKTVKQNLDPLFEAYISQLRQQLDRITLEKGSLDNELRNMQDQVEDFKNKFEDEINKRTAAENEFVTLKKDVDAAYMNKVELQANADSLQDEINFLRVLYEAELSQMQTHISDTSVVLSMDNNRTLDLNSIIAEVKAQYEDIAQRSRAEAESWYQTKYEELQITAGRHGDDLRNTKQEISEINRVIQRLRAEIDNVKKQCANLQNAIAEAEQKGEMALKDARVKLEELEAALQKAKQDMARQLREYQELMNVKLSLDIEIATYRKLLEGEECRMSGEGVGPVNISVVSSTVSSGYGSGGGVGGGFGLGGGSGYSYGSSSSYGVGGGLSVGGGFSAGSGRGSLGGSSTSVKYTTTTSSTKKSYKH, encoded by the exons ATGTCTTCTCAATATACAGTCAGGACTCAAAGAAGTAGCCGGAGTGGCTTCAGTGCTAACTCTGCCATCACCCCTGGCATCAGCCGGTCAGGCTTCAGCTCTAG GGCTTGTGGAATCTCTGGGGGAGCTGGTTTCGGCAGCCGAAGCCTTTACAACCTAGGGAGGTCCAACAGGATCTCCATGGCAGGAAACAGCTGTGGCTTCCAGAGTGGATATAGTGGAAGAGTGGGAGGCGGATTTGGTTTCGGCAGTGGAGTCAGTGGTGGCTTTGGATTTGGTGGTGGAGCTGGCTTTGGTGGTGGTTATGGAGGAGCTGGGTTTCCTGTCTGTCCCCCTGGTGGAATCCAAGAAGTCACTATCAACCAGAGTCTTCTGACTCCCCTCAACCTGCAAATTGACCCCACCATCCAGAGGGTGAAGAGTGAAGAGAGGGAGCAGATCAAGACCCTCAACAACAAATTTGCTTCCTTCATTGACAAG gtcCGATTTCTTGAACAGCAAAACAAGGTTTTGGATACCAAATGGACACTGCTCCAGGAACAGGGCACCAAGACTGTGAAGCAAAACTTGGATCCACTTTTTGAAGCCTATATTAGCCAACTCAGGCAGCAACTGGATAGAATCACACTTGAGAAAGGTTCTCTGGATAATGAGCTGAGAAACATGCAAGATCAAGTGGAAGACTTCAAGAACAA GTTCGAAGATGAAATCAACAAGCGTACTGCAGCAGAGAATGAATTTGTGACACTAAAGAAG GATGTCGATGCTGCCTACATGAATAAGGTTGAATTGCAAGCCAATGCAGACAGCCTCCAAGATGAAATCAACTTCTTGAGAGTCTTATATGAGGCA GAGCTGTCCCAGATGCAGACCCACATTTCTGACACCTCTGTTGTTCTGTCCATGGACAACAACCGCACTCTGGATCTGAATAGCATCATTGCTGAAGTCAAGGCTCAGTATGAAGATATTGCTCAGAGGAGCAGGGCTGAGGCTGAGTCCTGGTACCAGACCAAG TATGAGGAACTGCAGATCACAGCTGGCCGCCATGGGGATGATCTCCGCAACACCAAGCAGGAGATTTCCGAAATAAACCGAGTGATCCAGAGGCTGAGAGCCGAGATCGATAATGTCAAGAAGCAA TGCGCTAACTTGCAGAATGCCATTGCTGAAGCTGAGCAGAAGGGTGAGATGGCCCTCAAGGATGCCAGGGTCAAATTAGAAGAGCTGGAAGCTGCTCTTCAGAAGGCCAAGCAGGACATGGCCCGCCAGCTGCGCGAGTACCAGGAGCTGATGAACGTCAAGCTGTCCCTGGACATTGAGATCGCCACCTACAGGAAGCTGCTGGAGGGAGAGGAGTGCAG AATGAGCGGAGAGGGTGTTGGACCAGTCAACATCT CTGTCGTGAGCTCCACAGTTTCCAGTGGGTATGGCAGTGGCGGCGGCGTTGGCGGTGGTTTCGGACTGGGTGGAGGAAGTGGTTATTCCtacggtagcagcagcagctacgGTGTGGGAGGAGGACTCAGCGTTGGAGGTGGCTTCAGCGCCGGCAGTGGGAGAGGCTCCCTGGGGGGCAGCAGCACCAGCGTAAAGTACACCACGACCACATCTTCCACTAAGAAGAGCTACAAGCACTAA
- the LOC118850296 gene encoding keratin, type II cytoskeletal 6A-like isoform X1 yields MSSQYTVRTQRSSRSGFSANSAITPGISRSGFSSRSVCRSGGSGGFGRACGISGGAGFGSRSLYNLGRSNRISMAGNSCGFQSGYSGRVGGGFGFGSGVSGGFGFGGGAGFGGGYGGAGFPVCPPGGIQEVTINQSLLTPLNLQIDPTIQRVKSEEREQIKTLNNKFASFIDKVRFLEQQNKVLDTKWTLLQEQGTKTVKQNLDPLFEAYISQLRQQLDRITLEKGSLDNELRNMQDQVEDFKNKFEDEINKRTAAENEFVTLKKDVDAAYMNKVELQANADSLQDEINFLRVLYEAELSQMQTHISDTSVVLSMDNNRTLDLNSIIAEVKAQYEDIAQRSRAEAESWYQTKYEELQITAGRHGDDLRNTKQEISEINRVIQRLRAEIDNVKKQCANLQNAIAEAEQKGEMALKDARVKLEELEAALQKAKQDMARQLREYQELMNVKLSLDIEIATYRKLLEGEECRMSGEGVGPVNISVVSSTVSSGYGSGGGVGGGFGLGGGSGYSYGSSSSYGVGGGLSVGGGFSAGSGRGSLGGSSTSVKYTTTTSSTKKSYKH; encoded by the exons ATGTCTTCTCAATATACAGTCAGGACTCAAAGAAGTAGCCGGAGTGGCTTCAGTGCTAACTCTGCCATCACCCCTGGCATCAGCCGGTCAGGCTTCAGCTCTAGGTCTGTGTGCCGTTCTGGGGGCAGTGGTGGCTTTGGAAGGGCTTGTGGAATCTCTGGGGGAGCTGGTTTCGGCAGCCGAAGCCTTTACAACCTAGGGAGGTCCAACAGGATCTCCATGGCAGGAAACAGCTGTGGCTTCCAGAGTGGATATAGTGGAAGAGTGGGAGGCGGATTTGGTTTCGGCAGTGGAGTCAGTGGTGGCTTTGGATTTGGTGGTGGAGCTGGCTTTGGTGGTGGTTATGGAGGAGCTGGGTTTCCTGTCTGTCCCCCTGGTGGAATCCAAGAAGTCACTATCAACCAGAGTCTTCTGACTCCCCTCAACCTGCAAATTGACCCCACCATCCAGAGGGTGAAGAGTGAAGAGAGGGAGCAGATCAAGACCCTCAACAACAAATTTGCTTCCTTCATTGACAAG gtcCGATTTCTTGAACAGCAAAACAAGGTTTTGGATACCAAATGGACACTGCTCCAGGAACAGGGCACCAAGACTGTGAAGCAAAACTTGGATCCACTTTTTGAAGCCTATATTAGCCAACTCAGGCAGCAACTGGATAGAATCACACTTGAGAAAGGTTCTCTGGATAATGAGCTGAGAAACATGCAAGATCAAGTGGAAGACTTCAAGAACAA GTTCGAAGATGAAATCAACAAGCGTACTGCAGCAGAGAATGAATTTGTGACACTAAAGAAG GATGTCGATGCTGCCTACATGAATAAGGTTGAATTGCAAGCCAATGCAGACAGCCTCCAAGATGAAATCAACTTCTTGAGAGTCTTATATGAGGCA GAGCTGTCCCAGATGCAGACCCACATTTCTGACACCTCTGTTGTTCTGTCCATGGACAACAACCGCACTCTGGATCTGAATAGCATCATTGCTGAAGTCAAGGCTCAGTATGAAGATATTGCTCAGAGGAGCAGGGCTGAGGCTGAGTCCTGGTACCAGACCAAG TATGAGGAACTGCAGATCACAGCTGGCCGCCATGGGGATGATCTCCGCAACACCAAGCAGGAGATTTCCGAAATAAACCGAGTGATCCAGAGGCTGAGAGCCGAGATCGATAATGTCAAGAAGCAA TGCGCTAACTTGCAGAATGCCATTGCTGAAGCTGAGCAGAAGGGTGAGATGGCCCTCAAGGATGCCAGGGTCAAATTAGAAGAGCTGGAAGCTGCTCTTCAGAAGGCCAAGCAGGACATGGCCCGCCAGCTGCGCGAGTACCAGGAGCTGATGAACGTCAAGCTGTCCCTGGACATTGAGATCGCCACCTACAGGAAGCTGCTGGAGGGAGAGGAGTGCAG AATGAGCGGAGAGGGTGTTGGACCAGTCAACATCT CTGTCGTGAGCTCCACAGTTTCCAGTGGGTATGGCAGTGGCGGCGGCGTTGGCGGTGGTTTCGGACTGGGTGGAGGAAGTGGTTATTCCtacggtagcagcagcagctacgGTGTGGGAGGAGGACTCAGCGTTGGAGGTGGCTTCAGCGCCGGCAGTGGGAGAGGCTCCCTGGGGGGCAGCAGCACCAGCGTAAAGTACACCACGACCACATCTTCCACTAAGAAGAGCTACAAGCACTAA